From a single Cytophagia bacterium CHB2 genomic region:
- a CDS encoding PAS domain-containing sensor histidine kinase encodes MNQDRYEHDAHAADVTDSAQRAKRDLRERVKELTCLYGIMQIAVRPNLSLEELLQNIVNLLPLAMQHPEFAVGRIILDHRPYTTTNFHESPRKLSADIVVNGKRRGAVEIAYLENTPPSELGLFLNEERSLIEAVANHVELIVERRQAESDKARLQYQLQHADRLATIGQLAAGVAHELNEPLANILGFAQLARKSPGLPAQTEQDIEKIVSSALHAREVIKKLLMFARQMPPTKARVNLNEIVQESLFFLESRFAKQGIRLILELAPDLPHITADATQLQQVLVNLAVNSLQATPNGGSLTVATFADDSQVSLVVEDTGTGMTDDVKARLFTPFFTTKDVGQGTGLGLAVVHGIVTSHGGSIHVESKVGHGTRFEINLPIVEPPES; translated from the coding sequence ATGAATCAGGATCGTTATGAACATGACGCACACGCAGCAGATGTGACGGACTCCGCACAGCGCGCAAAACGGGATTTGCGCGAACGCGTCAAGGAACTGACCTGCCTGTACGGCATCATGCAAATTGCCGTTCGCCCGAACCTCTCCCTGGAAGAGCTTCTGCAGAACATCGTGAATTTGCTGCCTCTCGCCATGCAGCACCCGGAATTTGCCGTTGGCCGAATCATTCTCGATCATCGCCCCTACACCACAACAAATTTTCACGAAAGCCCGCGCAAGCTGTCTGCTGACATCGTCGTAAATGGCAAGCGCCGCGGCGCCGTGGAAATTGCTTACTTGGAAAACACTCCCCCTTCAGAACTGGGATTATTTCTCAACGAAGAACGCAGCCTGATCGAGGCGGTTGCCAATCACGTCGAACTTATTGTCGAGCGCCGTCAGGCTGAAAGCGACAAAGCGCGTCTGCAATATCAACTGCAGCACGCTGATCGATTAGCCACCATCGGCCAGCTTGCCGCGGGTGTCGCGCACGAGTTGAATGAGCCGCTGGCAAATATTTTGGGTTTTGCACAGCTTGCCCGAAAATCTCCCGGGCTGCCCGCGCAAACGGAACAGGATATTGAAAAAATCGTTTCATCTGCGCTGCACGCGCGCGAGGTGATCAAGAAATTGTTGATGTTTGCCCGGCAAATGCCGCCTACCAAAGCGCGCGTCAATTTGAATGAGATTGTGCAGGAAAGCCTTTTTTTTCTCGAGTCACGCTTTGCCAAGCAGGGTATCCGGTTGATTCTCGAATTGGCGCCGGATCTGCCCCATATCACGGCCGATGCCACGCAACTGCAGCAGGTGTTGGTTAATTTGGCCGTCAATTCTTTGCAAGCCACTCCGAACGGAGGAAGTTTGACTGTTGCGACTTTTGCCGATGACAGCCAGGTTTCGCTTGTCGTCGAAGATACCGGAACAGGCATGACGGACGATGTGAAAGCCAGATTGTTCACTCCGTTTTTTACAACGAAGGATGTGGGACAGGGAACGGGTTTGGGCCTGGCAGTAGTTCATGGCATCGTCACCTCACACGGAGGCTCGATCCACGTCGAAAGCAAAGTCGGGCACGGCACGCGCTTCGAAATCAATTTGCCGATCGTGGAACCTCCGGAAAGCTGA
- a CDS encoding response regulator — MAPVTDKECILIVDEDPNMLELLRRHLSAKGYEVVSATGVSEATQILAARPVDLVITALKMPEGSGHDLIRHIRRNFKHTEVMIVTGSAAIRETLVAAKAGGAEYLVKPFTEEELFTAVQRAFSKLSVRQSNQARVYLARTAHEAIVPNHFS, encoded by the coding sequence ATGGCGCCTGTAACCGACAAAGAATGTATTCTGATCGTGGATGAAGATCCGAACATGTTGGAATTGCTCCGGAGACATCTGAGTGCGAAAGGATATGAGGTTGTCTCGGCCACCGGCGTCAGCGAGGCGACTCAAATCCTGGCGGCAAGGCCGGTTGATCTGGTCATTACCGCGTTGAAGATGCCGGAAGGCAGCGGGCATGATTTGATCAGGCACATTCGAAGAAATTTCAAGCACACGGAAGTCATGATCGTCACCGGTTCTGCTGCAATTCGAGAGACTTTAGTGGCTGCCAAAGCCGGAGGGGCCGAGTATTTGGTGAAACCCTTTACTGAAGAAGAGCTTTTTACCGCGGTTCAAAGGGCTTTCAGCAAATTGAGTGTGCGCCAATCAAACCAAGCACGCGTCTATTTGGCAAGAACGGCGCATGAAGCGATCGTCCCCAACCATTTCTCTTGA